Proteins encoded together in one Oreochromis aureus strain Israel breed Guangdong linkage group 23, ZZ_aureus, whole genome shotgun sequence window:
- the ical1 gene encoding islet cell autoantigen 1-like isoform X3, with protein sequence MDGFAGDMLSGRALLGEDSSVMARMQKKFWKTKQVLIKATGKKEDEYVVASDADLDAKLEFFRSVQSTCTELLKVIEKYQHRITRLSQEENELGLFLRFQAEHDRTKAGNMMDATSKALCASAKQRMALCPSLHRLHQEVETFRRRAISDTLLTVTCMEKARTEYRGALLWMKDVSQELDPDTYKQLEKFRKVQAQVRGTKSQFEKLKNDVCQKVDMLGASRCNMLSHSLCTYQTTLLQFWEKTAQAMSEIHKAFQGHVPYQFTTLKDLRDPLEQISDSKKQEEKEKAALQSNTESLLSLDDDNLSGSATDPDLPLSSDGQRQTDDCALQNLSGLSRSSDDDLMLMACDMPQPTAPANALHQPQGFGNLEFGLSQLPATDGSLHTGGQPHPAGTNLRKEEDDGEPGDMAFLKDLLSPGSGASDEFSREWQDAFGMFTSPSVPTTSQGAQSGATAARPPSNPPSPTGFLPSQLLDHSLSSTGWATPPMFKAPPLQVPQSPNQSAQPAPKSAGNAAPGGSKDMSAWFNLFADLDPLSNPDAIGRSADELLNA encoded by the exons ATGGACGG GTTTGCCGGAGACATGCTGAGTGGCCGGGCTCTGCTTGGCGAGGACAGCTCAGTGATGGCCCGTATGCAGAAGAAATTTTGGAAGACCAAACAGGTCCTTATCAAAGCCACGGGCAAGAAGGAGGATGAGTATGTGGTGGCCTCGGATGCTGACCTGGATGCTAAGCTCGAG TTCTTCCGCTCCGTCCAGTCTACGTGCACAGAGCTGCTGAAGGTGATTGAGAAGTATCAGCACAGGATCACAC GCTTGTCTCAGGAGGAGAATGAGCTCGGCCTGTTCCTGCGATTCCAAGCCGAGCACGATCGCACAAAGGCTGGTAACATGATGGATGCCACTAGCAAGGCTCTGTGTGCCTCTGCCAAACAGAG GATGGCACTATGTCCGTCACTGCACCGTTTGCACCAGGAAGTGGAGACGTTCCGGCGGCGTGCCATTTCGGACACCCTTTTGACAGTAACCTGTATGGAGAAGGCCCGCACAGAGTACAGAGGAGCTCTGCTCTGGATGAAAGATGTCTCCCAAGAGCTCGACCCAGACACCTACAAACAGCTGGAAAAGTTTCGCAAG GTCCAGGCCCAGGTAAGAGGGACAAAGAGCCAGTTTGAAAAGCTGAAGAACGATGTGTGTCAGAAGGTGGACATGCTGGGAGCAAGCCGCTGCAATATGCTCTCCCACTCCCTCTGTACCTACCAG ACCACCCTGCTGCAGTTCTGGGAGAAAACTGCTCAGGCCATGTCAGAAATCCACAAGGCCTTCCAGGGACATGTACCATACCAGTTTACCACACTCAAG GATCTGCGGGATCCCCTGGAGCAAATCTCAGACTCTAAAAAACaagaggagaaagagaaggCAGCACTGCAGAGCAACACAGAAAG TCTGCTTTCCTTGGATGATGACAACCTGTCAGGAAGTGCCACCGATCCAG ACCTCCCACTCAGTAGTGATGGGCAGAGGCAGACCGATGATTGCG CCCTGCAAAACCTCAGTGGACTGTCAAGAAGCTCTGATGATGACCTGATGCTTATGGCCTGTGATATGCCACAGCCCACAGCCCCAGCAAATGCCCTACACCAGCCTCAGGGCTTTGGAAACCTCGAGTTTGGCCTCTCACAGCTGCCTGCCACCG ATGGGAGTCTGCACACTGGCGGTCAGCCACACCCTGCCGGGACGAAcctgaggaaggaggaggacgaTGGTGAACCAGGGGACATGGCCTTCCTCAAAGACCTTCTTAGCCCTGGTTCAGGAGCTAGTGATGAGTTCAGCAGAGAATGGCAGGATGCTTTTGGGATGTTTACCTCTCCCAGTGTCCCCACAACCAGCCAAGGAGCACAGAGTGGTGCAACAGCAGCACGTCCACCCTCTAACCCCCCTAGCCCCACAGGCTTTCTGCCCTCCCAGCTGCTGGATCACAGTTTGAGCTCCACAG GTTGGGCAACCCCTCCTATGTTCAAAGCTCCACCCCTGCAGGTTCCTCAAAGTCCAAACCAATCAGCTCAGCCAGCTCCCAAATCTGCAGGTAATG CTGCCCCTGGGGGATCCAAAGACATGTCTGCCTGGTTCAACCTGTTTGCAGACCTCGACCCTCTTTCCAACCCTGATGCCATAGGACGATCCGCAGACGAGCTGCTCAATGCCTGA
- the ical1 gene encoding islet cell autoantigen 1-like isoform X2: MDGFAGDMLSGRALLGEDSSVMARMQKKFWKTKQVLIKATGKKEDEYVVASDADLDAKLEFFRSVQSTCTELLKVIEKYQHRITRLSQEENELGLFLRFQAEHDRTKAGNMMDATSKALCASAKQRMALCPSLHRLHQEVETFRRRAISDTLLTVTCMEKARTEYRGALLWMKDVSQELDPDTYKQLEKFRKVQAQVRGTKSQFEKLKNDVCQKVDMLGASRCNMLSHSLCTYQTTLLQFWEKTAQAMSEIHKAFQGHVPYQFTTLKDLRDPLEQISDSKKQEEKEKAALQSNTESLLSLDDDNLSGSATDPDLPLSSDGQRQTDDCAHQNAIAPTQALQNLSGLSRSSDDDLMLMACDMPQPTAPANALHQPQGFGNLEFGLSQLPATDGSLHTGGQPHPAGTNLRKEEDDGEPGDMAFLKDLLSPGSGASDEFSREWQDAFGMFTSPSVPTTSQGAQSGATAARPPSNPPSPTGFLPSQLLDHSLSSTGWATPPMFKAPPLQVPQSPNQSAQPAPKSAAAPGGSKDMSAWFNLFADLDPLSNPDAIGRSADELLNA; this comes from the exons ATGGACGG GTTTGCCGGAGACATGCTGAGTGGCCGGGCTCTGCTTGGCGAGGACAGCTCAGTGATGGCCCGTATGCAGAAGAAATTTTGGAAGACCAAACAGGTCCTTATCAAAGCCACGGGCAAGAAGGAGGATGAGTATGTGGTGGCCTCGGATGCTGACCTGGATGCTAAGCTCGAG TTCTTCCGCTCCGTCCAGTCTACGTGCACAGAGCTGCTGAAGGTGATTGAGAAGTATCAGCACAGGATCACAC GCTTGTCTCAGGAGGAGAATGAGCTCGGCCTGTTCCTGCGATTCCAAGCCGAGCACGATCGCACAAAGGCTGGTAACATGATGGATGCCACTAGCAAGGCTCTGTGTGCCTCTGCCAAACAGAG GATGGCACTATGTCCGTCACTGCACCGTTTGCACCAGGAAGTGGAGACGTTCCGGCGGCGTGCCATTTCGGACACCCTTTTGACAGTAACCTGTATGGAGAAGGCCCGCACAGAGTACAGAGGAGCTCTGCTCTGGATGAAAGATGTCTCCCAAGAGCTCGACCCAGACACCTACAAACAGCTGGAAAAGTTTCGCAAG GTCCAGGCCCAGGTAAGAGGGACAAAGAGCCAGTTTGAAAAGCTGAAGAACGATGTGTGTCAGAAGGTGGACATGCTGGGAGCAAGCCGCTGCAATATGCTCTCCCACTCCCTCTGTACCTACCAG ACCACCCTGCTGCAGTTCTGGGAGAAAACTGCTCAGGCCATGTCAGAAATCCACAAGGCCTTCCAGGGACATGTACCATACCAGTTTACCACACTCAAG GATCTGCGGGATCCCCTGGAGCAAATCTCAGACTCTAAAAAACaagaggagaaagagaaggCAGCACTGCAGAGCAACACAGAAAG TCTGCTTTCCTTGGATGATGACAACCTGTCAGGAAGTGCCACCGATCCAG ACCTCCCACTCAGTAGTGATGGGCAGAGGCAGACCGATGATTGCG CTCACCAAAATGCTATCGCACCCACACAAGCCCTGCAAAACCTCAGTGGACTGTCAAGAAGCTCTGATGATGACCTGATGCTTATGGCCTGTGATATGCCACAGCCCACAGCCCCAGCAAATGCCCTACACCAGCCTCAGGGCTTTGGAAACCTCGAGTTTGGCCTCTCACAGCTGCCTGCCACCG ATGGGAGTCTGCACACTGGCGGTCAGCCACACCCTGCCGGGACGAAcctgaggaaggaggaggacgaTGGTGAACCAGGGGACATGGCCTTCCTCAAAGACCTTCTTAGCCCTGGTTCAGGAGCTAGTGATGAGTTCAGCAGAGAATGGCAGGATGCTTTTGGGATGTTTACCTCTCCCAGTGTCCCCACAACCAGCCAAGGAGCACAGAGTGGTGCAACAGCAGCACGTCCACCCTCTAACCCCCCTAGCCCCACAGGCTTTCTGCCCTCCCAGCTGCTGGATCACAGTTTGAGCTCCACAG GTTGGGCAACCCCTCCTATGTTCAAAGCTCCACCCCTGCAGGTTCCTCAAAGTCCAAACCAATCAGCTCAGCCAGCTCCCAAATCTGCAG CTGCCCCTGGGGGATCCAAAGACATGTCTGCCTGGTTCAACCTGTTTGCAGACCTCGACCCTCTTTCCAACCCTGATGCCATAGGACGATCCGCAGACGAGCTGCTCAATGCCTGA
- the fam117ba gene encoding protein FAM117B, translating to MRDKATQTPRAWADERRRGSHKRSASCGSTDQLKEIAKLRQQLQRSKRSSRHRRDKERKAPFNGSHTIIQSQSPMPKTILIPIPISKSSAPRFRNSVEGLNQEIERIIIRDTPEKDETIVPQDVPDGHRAPPPVPLQRSSSTRSIDTQTPSGGGLSSNHSNCSSRPDSISPSYLTVLNDTGGGSPYEDKELGPCSPLPKYAASPRPNNSYMFKREPPEGCEKVKVSEESMPKPLQEIPPFLCPDRNKVNFIPNSGSAFCLVSILKPLLPAPDLNFRSGVGLQSLSPSLVPLSTQPCLLEEPESF from the exons ATGAGGGACAAAGCGACGCAG aCTCCCAGAGCCTGGGCAGATGAGAGGAGGAGGGGCTCACACAAACGCTCGGCCTCCTGTGGGAGCACCGACCAGCTCAAGGAG ATCGCCAAATTGCGTCAGCAGCTACAGCGCAGCAAACGCAGCAGCCGCCATCGGAGGGACAAAGAGCGCAAGGCCCCTTTCAATGGCAGCCACACCATCATCCAATCGCAG tCGCCTATGCCTAAGACCATTctgatacccatccctatatCCAAGTCCTCGGCCCCTCGTTTCCGCAACAGCGTGGAGGGTCTTAACCAGGAGATCGAACGCATCATCATCCGTGACACCCCCGAGAAGGACGAGACCATTGTT CCACAAGATGTCCCCGATGGGCACCGCGCACCCCCGCCTGTCCCCCTACAGCGAAGTAGCAGTACCCGCAGCATCGACACGCAGACTCCCTCGGGCGGGGGCCTGAGCAGTAACCACAGCAACTGCAGTAGCCGTCCCGACTCCATCTCACCCTCCTACCTCACTGTCCTCAATGACACGGGTGGAGGCAGCCCGTACGAGGACAAAG AGCTGGGACCTTGCTCCCCGCTGCCCAAATACGCCGCCTCTCCCAGACCCAACAACAGCTACATGTTCAAGAGAGAACCTCCAGAGGGCTGTGAGAAGGTCAAAGTGTCTGAGGAGTCAAT GCCCAAGCCTCTGCAGGAGATCCCTCCCTTCCTGTGTCCTGACCGCAACAAGGTCAACTTCATTCCCAACAGTGGCTCTGCCTTCTGCCTCGTCAGCATTCTCAAGCCCTTACTCCCCGCCCCGGACCTCAACTTTCGCTCCGGGGTGGGCCTGCAAAGCCTGTCCCCATCCCTTGTGCCTCTGTCCACCCAGCCCTGCCTCCTGGAGGAGCCGGAGAGTTTCTGA
- the ical1 gene encoding islet cell autoantigen 1-like isoform X4: MDGFAGDMLSGRALLGEDSSVMARMQKKFWKTKQVLIKATGKKEDEYVVASDADLDAKLEFFRSVQSTCTELLKVIEKYQHRITRLSQEENELGLFLRFQAEHDRTKAGNMMDATSKALCASAKQRMALCPSLHRLHQEVETFRRRAISDTLLTVTCMEKARTEYRGALLWMKDVSQELDPDTYKQLEKFRKVQAQVRGTKSQFEKLKNDVCQKVDMLGASRCNMLSHSLCTYQTTLLQFWEKTAQAMSEIHKAFQGHVPYQFTTLKDLRDPLEQISDSKKQEEKEKAALQSNTESLLSLDDDNLSGSATDPDLPLSSDGQRQTDDCDGSLHTGGQPHPAGTNLRKEEDDGEPGDMAFLKDLLSPGSGASDEFSREWQDAFGMFTSPSVPTTSQGAQSGATAARPPSNPPSPTGFLPSQLLDHSLSSTGWATPPMFKAPPLQVPQSPNQSAQPAPKSAGNAAPGGSKDMSAWFNLFADLDPLSNPDAIGRSADELLNA, from the exons ATGGACGG GTTTGCCGGAGACATGCTGAGTGGCCGGGCTCTGCTTGGCGAGGACAGCTCAGTGATGGCCCGTATGCAGAAGAAATTTTGGAAGACCAAACAGGTCCTTATCAAAGCCACGGGCAAGAAGGAGGATGAGTATGTGGTGGCCTCGGATGCTGACCTGGATGCTAAGCTCGAG TTCTTCCGCTCCGTCCAGTCTACGTGCACAGAGCTGCTGAAGGTGATTGAGAAGTATCAGCACAGGATCACAC GCTTGTCTCAGGAGGAGAATGAGCTCGGCCTGTTCCTGCGATTCCAAGCCGAGCACGATCGCACAAAGGCTGGTAACATGATGGATGCCACTAGCAAGGCTCTGTGTGCCTCTGCCAAACAGAG GATGGCACTATGTCCGTCACTGCACCGTTTGCACCAGGAAGTGGAGACGTTCCGGCGGCGTGCCATTTCGGACACCCTTTTGACAGTAACCTGTATGGAGAAGGCCCGCACAGAGTACAGAGGAGCTCTGCTCTGGATGAAAGATGTCTCCCAAGAGCTCGACCCAGACACCTACAAACAGCTGGAAAAGTTTCGCAAG GTCCAGGCCCAGGTAAGAGGGACAAAGAGCCAGTTTGAAAAGCTGAAGAACGATGTGTGTCAGAAGGTGGACATGCTGGGAGCAAGCCGCTGCAATATGCTCTCCCACTCCCTCTGTACCTACCAG ACCACCCTGCTGCAGTTCTGGGAGAAAACTGCTCAGGCCATGTCAGAAATCCACAAGGCCTTCCAGGGACATGTACCATACCAGTTTACCACACTCAAG GATCTGCGGGATCCCCTGGAGCAAATCTCAGACTCTAAAAAACaagaggagaaagagaaggCAGCACTGCAGAGCAACACAGAAAG TCTGCTTTCCTTGGATGATGACAACCTGTCAGGAAGTGCCACCGATCCAG ACCTCCCACTCAGTAGTGATGGGCAGAGGCAGACCGATGATTGCG ATGGGAGTCTGCACACTGGCGGTCAGCCACACCCTGCCGGGACGAAcctgaggaaggaggaggacgaTGGTGAACCAGGGGACATGGCCTTCCTCAAAGACCTTCTTAGCCCTGGTTCAGGAGCTAGTGATGAGTTCAGCAGAGAATGGCAGGATGCTTTTGGGATGTTTACCTCTCCCAGTGTCCCCACAACCAGCCAAGGAGCACAGAGTGGTGCAACAGCAGCACGTCCACCCTCTAACCCCCCTAGCCCCACAGGCTTTCTGCCCTCCCAGCTGCTGGATCACAGTTTGAGCTCCACAG GTTGGGCAACCCCTCCTATGTTCAAAGCTCCACCCCTGCAGGTTCCTCAAAGTCCAAACCAATCAGCTCAGCCAGCTCCCAAATCTGCAGGTAATG CTGCCCCTGGGGGATCCAAAGACATGTCTGCCTGGTTCAACCTGTTTGCAGACCTCGACCCTCTTTCCAACCCTGATGCCATAGGACGATCCGCAGACGAGCTGCTCAATGCCTGA
- the ical1 gene encoding islet cell autoantigen 1-like isoform X1 has translation MDGFAGDMLSGRALLGEDSSVMARMQKKFWKTKQVLIKATGKKEDEYVVASDADLDAKLEFFRSVQSTCTELLKVIEKYQHRITRLSQEENELGLFLRFQAEHDRTKAGNMMDATSKALCASAKQRMALCPSLHRLHQEVETFRRRAISDTLLTVTCMEKARTEYRGALLWMKDVSQELDPDTYKQLEKFRKVQAQVRGTKSQFEKLKNDVCQKVDMLGASRCNMLSHSLCTYQTTLLQFWEKTAQAMSEIHKAFQGHVPYQFTTLKDLRDPLEQISDSKKQEEKEKAALQSNTESLLSLDDDNLSGSATDPDLPLSSDGQRQTDDCAHQNAIAPTQALQNLSGLSRSSDDDLMLMACDMPQPTAPANALHQPQGFGNLEFGLSQLPATDGSLHTGGQPHPAGTNLRKEEDDGEPGDMAFLKDLLSPGSGASDEFSREWQDAFGMFTSPSVPTTSQGAQSGATAARPPSNPPSPTGFLPSQLLDHSLSSTGWATPPMFKAPPLQVPQSPNQSAQPAPKSAGNAAPGGSKDMSAWFNLFADLDPLSNPDAIGRSADELLNA, from the exons ATGGACGG GTTTGCCGGAGACATGCTGAGTGGCCGGGCTCTGCTTGGCGAGGACAGCTCAGTGATGGCCCGTATGCAGAAGAAATTTTGGAAGACCAAACAGGTCCTTATCAAAGCCACGGGCAAGAAGGAGGATGAGTATGTGGTGGCCTCGGATGCTGACCTGGATGCTAAGCTCGAG TTCTTCCGCTCCGTCCAGTCTACGTGCACAGAGCTGCTGAAGGTGATTGAGAAGTATCAGCACAGGATCACAC GCTTGTCTCAGGAGGAGAATGAGCTCGGCCTGTTCCTGCGATTCCAAGCCGAGCACGATCGCACAAAGGCTGGTAACATGATGGATGCCACTAGCAAGGCTCTGTGTGCCTCTGCCAAACAGAG GATGGCACTATGTCCGTCACTGCACCGTTTGCACCAGGAAGTGGAGACGTTCCGGCGGCGTGCCATTTCGGACACCCTTTTGACAGTAACCTGTATGGAGAAGGCCCGCACAGAGTACAGAGGAGCTCTGCTCTGGATGAAAGATGTCTCCCAAGAGCTCGACCCAGACACCTACAAACAGCTGGAAAAGTTTCGCAAG GTCCAGGCCCAGGTAAGAGGGACAAAGAGCCAGTTTGAAAAGCTGAAGAACGATGTGTGTCAGAAGGTGGACATGCTGGGAGCAAGCCGCTGCAATATGCTCTCCCACTCCCTCTGTACCTACCAG ACCACCCTGCTGCAGTTCTGGGAGAAAACTGCTCAGGCCATGTCAGAAATCCACAAGGCCTTCCAGGGACATGTACCATACCAGTTTACCACACTCAAG GATCTGCGGGATCCCCTGGAGCAAATCTCAGACTCTAAAAAACaagaggagaaagagaaggCAGCACTGCAGAGCAACACAGAAAG TCTGCTTTCCTTGGATGATGACAACCTGTCAGGAAGTGCCACCGATCCAG ACCTCCCACTCAGTAGTGATGGGCAGAGGCAGACCGATGATTGCG CTCACCAAAATGCTATCGCACCCACACAAGCCCTGCAAAACCTCAGTGGACTGTCAAGAAGCTCTGATGATGACCTGATGCTTATGGCCTGTGATATGCCACAGCCCACAGCCCCAGCAAATGCCCTACACCAGCCTCAGGGCTTTGGAAACCTCGAGTTTGGCCTCTCACAGCTGCCTGCCACCG ATGGGAGTCTGCACACTGGCGGTCAGCCACACCCTGCCGGGACGAAcctgaggaaggaggaggacgaTGGTGAACCAGGGGACATGGCCTTCCTCAAAGACCTTCTTAGCCCTGGTTCAGGAGCTAGTGATGAGTTCAGCAGAGAATGGCAGGATGCTTTTGGGATGTTTACCTCTCCCAGTGTCCCCACAACCAGCCAAGGAGCACAGAGTGGTGCAACAGCAGCACGTCCACCCTCTAACCCCCCTAGCCCCACAGGCTTTCTGCCCTCCCAGCTGCTGGATCACAGTTTGAGCTCCACAG GTTGGGCAACCCCTCCTATGTTCAAAGCTCCACCCCTGCAGGTTCCTCAAAGTCCAAACCAATCAGCTCAGCCAGCTCCCAAATCTGCAGGTAATG CTGCCCCTGGGGGATCCAAAGACATGTCTGCCTGGTTCAACCTGTTTGCAGACCTCGACCCTCTTTCCAACCCTGATGCCATAGGACGATCCGCAGACGAGCTGCTCAATGCCTGA